AGCATGAGATGCTTTAAGGGGAAAAACATACTGTGCACATTTTATCCACAGCAATGAACAACAAGCAATTCCTTCAGACAAATCAGGTCCTCAGACGGCGCTGTGTATAGGACTAGACAGTGCTGTTCATTTTGACTGATTTCTATTAAGCTTGCATAGCATTATTCACAGTCATTGCCATCGATCTGCATGTTAATCTGTTTGCTACAACCACATTTAATTGTATGCATTGATCAGtcgcagttttgcttttgctctcatTACAGTGGACTattggctctgtttgaatcaatgcctgtttttaatatttagtgagagtttcatgttattttttttaattggtacaTGTATTTGTGTGGTGAGGGCGGACGTAAACtgctacagacacaaagaaagggggcacaatcaaataagtttgagaaccactgccttaaagtgatagattcaaggaacgcaatctatttagcttaaagagaaggttaagggatgacttgatcataCTCTATACATAGCaagatggggaacaaatacttaataatgggctcttcaatctagcagagaaaggtacaacactagttgaagtgagacaaattgagatgggaaataaggtgtacataactcaacaatgagagtaattaaccattggaacaatatacaaagggttgtggtggattctccatctctgataatttttaaatcaacatcagatgtttttctaaaatatatcctctaggaattattttggggaagttctatggcctatgttatgcaggaggtcagactagatgaccacaatggtcccttctggcactgAAATCTATCAATCCCAAGCAAATTTCACTTACCAccacagaggagagcaacaagggAAAGACTACCCAGAAATAAAATGAGCTGTGCAGTAGAACTTCCTGCAAACCCACTATTGTCCtttatacaaaattaaaataattaatcctcATCTATGGGGCAGAATCTTATGAACTCTGATTCCATGACTTAAAGATGTcaacttgtgttttaaaaataaatctaatattAGAATCAATTACTCAAAGCAGCTCATATTTTCACTCTGCTATTCTGGATTTGGGATCTACTTGTTTACTTCAGTGAGCGTATATTTTCAGCTGCATGCTTTGAAAACTCAGAGGTCAATAACTAGTAGAAAATGTTTTCTGTAAGACTGTCACAAAATTAAAGAAAGCTGGATAATAAAGTTTGAAGTGCAGACTTGGTTTAAAATTGGCATTATCCATGACTATTGTCTCAATTGTCAGTGGTGTATGAGGGAAAAAAAGCCCAGCTTGACTCAGTTCACAGGTTAAGTTTGTAGGGCTGGCAGAATTAAACATATTTACACTTATAAACTGAGTACATTTGAAAAAGTGATTAAAAAGGCCACCAAATATGTACACTGTCATTTCTTTTAGTGTATCTGAATGGAACTTAGGAGCAATTCCCCGATAATGCACAAAAAGGAAAATACTTCAGCTCATTCTCAGCACCACTGAGCCAACACAGTTATCAaatgtgaaaaacattttttttgtcatTAAAGAGAACAGATATGACTGAATACACATAAGGAAGAGGTCTATTAAATAATGAGGTACTCTTTTTGCACTCACTTTTCCTGGAAGAAACACACTTTTGCCAAAGCTCAGTATCCTTTGCACATGGTAATATTTTCCAatcaaaactactttaaaaatacaaaacctgctttttaaatgttttatttataaggAAAAATACCACACTGTGGCACTAGACTAGACTTTAATTAGCTACCCAATATCCATTTAACAAGTTGTCCAGTGAGGACTAAATGACCACTTTGTTTTGGTATTGTCGCCAAAGGTCTGTTTCTGAACGTGGGGAAGGGTGGAAGATGGGAAATAATAATTTCTCAGAGATATTGTCAACTGGTGTTAGGATCCATATTATTAAACAGACTATGAATAGAAATGATTTCCTGAATATTGATATCAATGgtaaatttttgagattttagaACATGCCAATGTAGTACCTGTGAATGCAAACATAAGACTGAATGCTGCCCCACAATATTCtcatggaatttccattccatagGAAGGCATGAAGACCTAGGCCCAGATTTACAAAGTTATGTAggtacctaagtcccagttttggctccattACAAACCACAAAACTATCAAATTCTGTAATTACCTAAACTCATTCAGtacctaagttttcagggtaaaagttcccttgaTGCCTAAGTTTCAGCCTCTGGGCACatacactgctgcctccctctaagCACTtggatgcctatctcctgccAAAGCtgcagagtgattcacaaacctgAGGAAGATCGGTTTTTGACAGCCTAAGTCATGTGCCTGGCCCAAGCTGGTGCTCGGAAGACACCTATCTAATTGAGTCCCATTCAACATCCAGCCAGAGATGTAGTGGTGTTGGTGCCCATCTTATAAGTCTCAGAACAGTGGTCAGAGCACTTGTCTCCCACATCCAGCCATCTGTTTCCCCCACTCTGCCAGAGATGGAGATGGGAGACTCCTGTTCAACTCCtctctctcaggagagtgctttaaccactgagctatgggatattctgatgtggggctcccagGCTCTTCTGCTGTTCcactgtatataaaataatgaagtgATTGGAACAGGGGGGACTGGACTggacccaggtctctctccttgCAAGGagctgccctaaccactggactacagcaTCCTTCCCACTCTCTCTATCTGACCCAATGATCATGGATAAATACTTAGTCATTGggtcagagggagggagagaatgacCCTGCAGTTCAGAAGTTAGGGCACTCCCTCCCTCTTTCAGGAGCTGGGAGACCCAAGGTCCAGTCCACTTGCTcaaatcactctttcattatctATTCACAGTTTCAGTAGGAGAGACTAAGGGAACCCTCTCATCAGAATACCCTATAGCTCAGTGGCTAGAGCATGCTCCTGAGATGTAGGAGACCCTTGTTCAGATCCTTTCTCCCTCACCCTCTGGTGGAGAGGGGAACTGAACTTGAGTCTCCCgtatctcaggtgagtgctctatccactgggaCAAAAGGTATAATGCAGGTAGCACCTCCTCtagccattttgtgtggaaagtgGAGaaaggcaggcacctaactcattctcacaagaaacaccAGAGATATCTAAGCTGCACAACACCAGGAAACAGGTTCCCATTCATGGATCGCTAAGCAGAAGATAATCACcaaagtctggcctgcaaggaagCAGCTCTCTGAGAATGAGACTAGGCTTAGCACACCCCCTTTGGGTCAGCATCTCCCACAACATCtaacatgctggcttttgtggatctcattGTAAAGCAGCTAATTCTCCCCATTAATTGTATAGGGAACCTagacacctaactcaggctttgtggattgcagtgttatTCCTGTGATTTTGTAGGCACTGTGTTGCTGAGCACTGCAGCACCTAAGTCCATTTGTGGATCTGGTCCCTAGGTACTAACATATGAGAAACAAACTAATTAGAAACAAGTGATTGTGAACAGTATAGATTCACTGCTAAGTCTGAAATGCAATCATaaacagcgtgtgtgtgtgtgtgtgtatatagactGTTAACATCAACATGTTTAGTTCTTATGTAATAAGGAAAGGTGCTAACATGGGTAttgaattttataaaaaaaagtgaAGAATCTAAGGAAAATGATTTTTGGTACCAAACACTATAGCTGGCTAGTTCAGTGTAAATTAAGGATAATCTTatacattgttttaaaacattttaaattttcttgGATAATGAGAGCTCCCACTAATTTACTGTTTTGGTTACTAAACAAATTAGATACTTGTCACTGCAGTTAGCAGCATAAAGAGAGATCTCACAAATCCCAGTTATGACAGGCGGCACTGCTTCCAATGCTCATTCCAGTGTGGAAATACAGAGTAGGCAAAATCGTTGCCAAAAACAGTCAGCAAGAGGAAAGATGAGTGCAGAGGGAACCTATGCCACCTGTAGAGTACAGATATTTTGTCTATGAGTTCACAATCTCTACCTTTCTTTTTAGAAAGTGCTCCACTTATTCAGTTTTAAATGACATGGCATGAGGACTCATATTTATAGATAGGTACCACTCTGGTATGgtcaaaataaacacattttaaaagccattatttaaaaacaaacaaataaaaacaaaaaccaaaaaactctCCCCCAGATCCCACTGTTTCCaaagtagcatttttaaaaaaaaacaaacaaaaaaattaaactataCATCAATTTAAgttacagaaacaaaaataacctTCATAAGATCACATGtataaaacaagaaatgaaatgtgattttatttaaGGCAATACTGGGCTACTTCACAAATCACCACCTCAAATATATACACTGCTCCACACTACTAATTTTCTATCACATTCACAACAGGTTCTTCAATACCAAATGctgtttaaaatctccaatgtAGCAAActatttttattcacatttccATTGTATTATGGAATCATAATAGCTTTGTACCCAATTAAAAGCAATGAAAAATGTAGTTATAGGAAAACTATTTAAATTTATGACTTAACTACATATGAATACCATCCAAAGATACTGGATGttaaaatttacaaaaaatgAGAACTGTCAGTATGTGCTGAACATATGAAATGTGATCTTATCCAGCTTCTTTCCTGTAAATAAATGCTTTAAGCAAAATAAACTGGATATGGCAGACTTATCTAGATTTAGTTCAAAAAGttcttaatttaaaatgattaaaggacAATTTTAAAAACTTGATCGCTTCGTTACAAATTAAAATTCCGAATATAAATGTGTCATTTAATAGTTTAGACTTACAGACTGCTGGTGGCAGCAAATGatttacaataataaatatatacaaaaaatgTATCTACAAATAAAAGTACTGTTATACATGAGAAGTGACCTGGTGAAAGATACCAATCACAGACAATTCACAAAGATTTAGTTAATGGAAAGGACAATTTGATAGAAAGTTGAAGTTCTGACCAACTATTTACAAAACTGAAGCAATGATTCTGTTCCTCGAGTCCCATAGGgataaaaacaaataagaaatttACATGACTAATGTCATGTTTCTGCTAGGTTAAATCacttcaacaaaataaaaaaaagcttcaCAATTACTAGCATGCTTGATGGCTTcctattcaaaataaaaatgtattacagATCATGTTTAAAACACAGTTATCAGTAATGTGATTCCCCTTCCTCATTACCCACAAGAATTTCTTTTGCAACTGTAGCTGCTGGATCATCCTCCCAATGTCCTTCAAGTTTTTTCAGACTGACAGTAGGTTTCATTTCCTGAAGTTGCTTCAACACAAGCTCAGTGCAGTCTTTAAGAGTCTTGTCTAAAACTATTTTTACTTTATCACTGCACTGAAGTTGTGATGGGTTGGCAAACTGTACAAGGGTTTCACTTTCAGAACAGGACCATGTAACATTACTACTTGCCAAGGAGGTCTtttcattggatttttttgaGTTTGAATGAGACCCTTTTTTGGTTCCACTGCTATGGTAGTCTCtctcagcatttttcttttgcttcaCAGCAGACTCTTCAAGGAACTTGAGGAATGATACTTCAAATCCCATAGGCTTAAATGAACTCCAATCGAAAGTTGTGGGCTGCTCTTCAGCGGTCTGAATAGCAACAGCAGTCTCTTCCTCCCTACGCATGCTACTTAATTCAACTGCCAGTACTTCTTCAGGTTTCTCAAGTCTTCTCTTTTTATTCTgagagaggtttttttctttatttgctctctttaaattattcgatttttgtttttctgagtgGCAGGAGACAGTTTCCTGAAAGTTACTATTTACACTGGAAGAGGTTTTAGCTGGATTTTCAGCACACATGCAATCCTCATTAATCAATTTAGTAATGAAGAGTTCTGTCAGTTCATCCACTTCATCTTTCTCGCCTTTCTCAATTTCACTCTGTGGTAATGCAGAGGTACTCAAGTCATCATTGCTCTCTGGCAAACATGGATCAGACTCTTTCTCATCACTTTTTTTATTAGCTTCCTCTTGTTCAGAGGATGCTTCCTTTACTTGTGAGACAGAGTGTTTTTTTGAGACAATAAGAAGATTTCTGTGTTGTGAAGTAAATGCCTTAGATAATTTATGACATTTATAATGTCTAATTATATTACTCTCACTTGTAACAACTGAGGAACATCCTTTTATCATACAAGGATACTGTGTTACAAATCTGCTTGTACATTCAGATAAGGCATCATTTATAGCCTTTATCGAATACACATGTTTTCCACGTTTCAGGGAATAAGCCTTGTTTTCTTGAATCTGCCCACCTTTTGTGTTCTTGCTTTCCAAGTTAACATTTTTCTTTCGTTTGGTCTTTATCGACAATCTGTTTCCTTCCTTTCCTGACCTATTGTGTTTCAGTCCTctatgtttagactttattggcTTCTCTTGGTTTGCCTTGCTGGAAATATTTTCCTGACCTGGTGTTAATCGCCTGGGCCTTATTAAGTGATCTTTATGCCTATCATtatgtttattaaaaatgtgtcttaGAAGGTTTGATCTAGTTGCATACATACGATCACAGCCCTCACAATCACACTTGTATATGCCATCTTCTTCTACTTTGTTTGGCCTTATCTTAATTCCATGATCTGTTTCAagatgtagaatatagttaaaaTAGGCTGTAAATGAAGATTTACACTGAGATTGATCACATGGAAATCGTCCAACATCTAGGGCTGATTTCATGCTTCCGATTTCCTCAGGAGTCATCTCATGAAGCTTCATATAATGCTGTATCAGACTAGTAATCTCCTGAAATATTCTCGAGCAGTCACTCACTTCACACCTGAATTCTTTCACCGTCTGTTTGGTTTCAACTTCATCACATTCTTCTTTACTTGGCTCACTTTCTTCTTCAACCTCCACAGAGAAGGCAGGCAAATCTGATTTGTGAACAGCCTGGTAATGAAGAATCAGGTTTTGCTGTATTGTAAAAGCTGCAAAACAGCCTTGATGGACACATCGGTATGGTCTGTAAGGACTATATCTAGTAGGAAACTCAAGAGATTTGGTTACTGGTTTCCTgcgttttctttcttctttctccttccgATGCCTCCTAATTTTGCGTACTTTTGGTTGTATCTGTATATTACTGAAAGACGCTGCATTAGATTGCTCTGGAGGAACAGTAAGCACCTGTGGagctttttccagtttttcaggattttttttttctgggattaGCTTTTCTGGGATTTTTACAGGTTGTATGACAGCCTCCTTCTTTACTTCAAGTCCTTTAACCAACCGAGGTTCgtttttacttttcattattAGAGTCTGCAGATTTTTTATTTCAACAGGCCGTTGGGTTATGTTTATAGCTTCATTATGAGATCGTCTTCCATaaggtctttttatttttaattttaccatttcctCCGTTGTGAAGTGATGCACCAGCTGACAGTGTGCTCGGAGATTCGAATTTCTTGTGAATGTTTTTGGACAGGTAGTTACAACACATTTAAATGGGGCATACTTCAATTGATGCTTCTTGATTTCCAGTATCATTTCTGCAGTGTATTGATGTACCTTGCCATAGTGTTTAAATAATGCATCCTTTGTCATAGCACTATAATCACAGCCTTGGTCCTGGCACACAAAAGGCTTGTGGACTTTGTCACTAAATTGAATATTACTTGTCTCTGAAGATGGCTGGGCCACGGATGTATTCTCAGTTGATACAACAGCAGTAAGCGGTGCTAGTGTATCCGCTGGAGGACATGGAGATACACTATCAGACACTTGACTGGACGTATCATTTTCTAATCTCAGTTTCTGCAAACCCTCTAAAATTTCCAACACTTGAACATCATCCTTTTGAGAAGTTTCAGGTTGAGAAGAGTTACTCTTTGCAGTGATGACATCCCTAGTGTGTACTGCAAATTGGGTATGGTTGGGTAACTTAACATTCTGTGAACAGTTTGCTGGAGGGAGTTCTGTAGTATTTACTTGTGTATTCTTGGTTGACCCAATGACAGCATCCTGGATTTCATTTTTTACCTCAAGTATTTGGGAATTCATAGCAGTCTTAATTATTTCAAGGGTTTTCTCAAAGTTTTGAATAACATTGTCCTCTGAAATCTGTAAATCAGAATTTCCTTGAGCACAGGCATTCAGAGTCATCATTTGGGAGTcaccattttcagtttttattgttAAAGGAGCTAATGCTGCATGAGACTCAAGATTAGTTTTGAAGTTTTCTTTGACATTGGGCACGAACAACTGATTGTCAACATTATTTAGTTTTTGTGTAAGATTTTCCACCAACACCTGAGACTCACAGTTTGCCAGTAAGTTTGATTGAAAATTATCTGTTGGTACTTGCACACTTCCTTCAATGCTTTTGGCTAGAAGTCCCATTGTTGTTAAATCATTTACTACTAATTTTTGTGAAGAGTTAGGTGCAAGCAATGGAGtagctgcttttttctttctctttgaagCACTGCTCCCCTTCTTATTCAAGGTACTTGATCCTGAATTCTTGGGACAATTTATAACCGAAACTCGCGAACTATTACTTGCaaaattctgtgctgctgcaacAGAATTAGAAAATGAGCCAGAGCACAAGCCATTTTCAATAGTCTTTAGCATTAAATCATCTGTTgcaaaaacaggcaaattgttgCAGTCATCCGATGAAGGAATTTTGTTGTTTAGGGCCCGGTTTTGGTTTGTTAGTAGGGTACTTGTGTTGCAGACTGTCTGCAAGAGAGGGGATACAGTTGTATTGGAGAGAACTGCTGCATTCATTTGAGTTGTACCAGTGACACAGCCAGTTGTAACTATATGTGGAAGCATTTCAGTGTTATCAAATGTACTTGGAATGCCTGCAGTTTCCAAGGCTTGTTTAATAATTTCATTTCCTTCCTCATTCCCACTTGGATTAAAGTTAGCCACACTAGCCCGTGGAAACATGGTCTGCAAAAAAGCAGCTGAACGATTTTCAGCTGCAAGCAACTGTAGGAATGATGGATCTTTAAAACATGCTTCTGGATTGAATGTAGACTCCTGGGGTTGCTGCAAGTTTCCTACATTTGAGGAAAGAATCATACTGGCAAGTAGAGAAGATTGTCCATTAGCCTGCAGGGCTTCTGGAGAAATTTCTGATCCCTCAATGGGTTTACAAACAGACCGTTTAGACAAGTGACCACCAAGTGATCTGGGATTAGTAAAAACTCTGAAACATCTACTGCAGATAAATTTGCCATCTCTAATTATTGCTGGCCATTTTGCTCGCTTGTTATGTTTTGGCTTCCTTTCTTTTCCATTTGGACCCCGTCCACGATCCTTTTTCACCTTTTCTGAAGCTGGAACTTGGGAGGTGGTTTCACTGAAGTTATTTTCACTATTTGCTCGAGAAGAAAAAATTGGTTCATCAACACTTTCCTCCTTTGGAAAAACAGAACTAGTGTTTCCTTCTAGCTGTGATGAAAAATGATTTGTATTGTTTTCCAGCTGCGAGAAGACTGAATTTGGGACATGGTCTGCTggtgaaggaaagagagaaatggaATTGCTTTCGGCAGGTAAAGGAAGAAAGGGATCTGAACCACTGTCAATAGTCAAAGGCATAACTGTTTTTGCCAGATCTTCTAATTGTGAAGGTAAAGTTGCATTGGATAGATTTTCCATTTGGGAACATAAAACACTCTCAGGTTCACTTTTAATACAGACTGGATTTATGACACTTTCCACTGTTGGTATCATTGGATTAGATAAAGTTTCTAAGTGGGTTGGGAAAAGTGTATTTGAAACATGTTGCAACTGACTTGAGCAAGCAGCATTTACACTAGTTTTGTTTTGGGATGTAAAAGCAGCATTATTGGGGTTGTCTACTTGCGATGGCAAAAAATACACAATCTTTCCATCACTAGGCATATTTTGCAAATTGCTGGGTTTTCTGGTTTTCTTATTCTTACGTTGCATTTTAAAAGCAGCGTATTGATCAGGGTGTGCTGCCTTCATATGTTTGCCAATACTTTGTGAGGAGTTGTAAGTTCGAGTACACCCCTCAACTTGACAGTTAAATTTCTGAACTGGTGCTGCTGGTGGTACAGCTGGAACTAAAGAACTGCTTAGGCTGGACTGTGATGGAAGAAATATAATACTCTCTAATGTCTTCAGGGGCAAATTAAACGGA
The nucleotide sequence above comes from Trachemys scripta elegans isolate TJP31775 chromosome 3, CAS_Tse_1.0, whole genome shotgun sequence. Encoded proteins:
- the ZNF292 gene encoding zinc finger protein 292, whose product is MADEEAEQESGNLGGGLLELQRLRERLLELESGLRESAEPAVEAATEYCQQLCQTLLEYAEKWKTSEDPLPLLQVYTVAIRSYVKARPYLTSECEKVAFVLERLALSCVELLLCLPLELPENQWEEFQAFVQVAHEKLMENGSCELHFLATLTQEKGVWKNPVLCSILSQEPLDEDKVNEFLVFEGPILLDMRIKHLMKAKQLTQATSLAKLCSDHPEISTKGSFKQTYLVCLCSGSPNEKLMEEIAAVDCKDALEMICNLESDGDEKSALILCAAFLSRQLQQGEMYCAWELTLFWSKLQQRVEPSVQVYLERCRQLSVLTKTVYHIFFLIKVINSEIEAAGLATCIELCVKALRLESSENTDVKISICKTISCLLPDDLEVKRACQLSEFLLEPTVDAYYAVEMLYNQPDQKYDEENLPIPNSLRCELLLVLKTQWPFDPEFWDWKTLKRQCLALMGEEASIVSSIDELNDSEVYEKVEDCQEENKETSLNGLAGNFDEATSLLKGIRDEKQKKREIKKLRERGFISARFRNWQAYMQYCVLCDKEFLGHRIVRHAQKHYKDGIYSCPICAHNFNSKETFVPHVTLHVKKSSKERLAAMKPLRRLGRPPKIATTSENQKADAISKQEQRPIKKNSLYSADFIVFNDNDGSDDENDDKDKPYVPEIIPVQKPLPVNEFTCPVTFCKKGFKYFKNLIAHAKGHKDNEEAKRFLEMQSKKVICQYCRRHFVSVTHLNDHLQMHCGSKPYICIQMKCKAGFNSYAELLTHRKEHQVFRAKCMFPKCGRVFSEAYLLYDHEAQHYNTYTCKFTGCGKVYRSQNELEKHSEDHNKQPEKVLEIESQTNRTDLIQCSKANENPERVTVKKELISPVDNNTSNFTETESNVWDQIKVESIGTERANKSASTLRQADSLSVDGLEQSVTGLVKKEATIRISNIRMPILSQKVRDNFVRRGKLASAGSKIDTSKSVVRQLCSAAEDSCSDSCLPVFQERKEEDCFSQSQNIQNISVNSDTPKTEALASKSLERQVSNMMPFSMQNQTGYRNNLPISKLDLQDSIKSATNPFNLPLKTLESIIFLPSQSSLSSSLVPAVPPAAPVQKFNCQVEGCTRTYNSSQSIGKHMKAAHPDQYAAFKMQRKNKKTRKPSNLQNMPSDGKIVYFLPSQVDNPNNAAFTSQNKTSVNAACSSQLQHVSNTLFPTHLETLSNPMIPTVESVINPVCIKSEPESVLCSQMENLSNATLPSQLEDLAKTVMPLTIDSGSDPFLPLPAESNSISLFPSPADHVPNSVFSQLENNTNHFSSQLEGNTSSVFPKEESVDEPIFSSRANSENNFSETTSQVPASEKVKKDRGRGPNGKERKPKHNKRAKWPAIIRDGKFICSRCFRVFTNPRSLGGHLSKRSVCKPIEGSEISPEALQANGQSSLLASMILSSNVGNLQQPQESTFNPEACFKDPSFLQLLAAENRSAAFLQTMFPRASVANFNPSGNEEGNEIIKQALETAGIPSTFDNTEMLPHIVTTGCVTGTTQMNAAVLSNTTVSPLLQTVCNTSTLLTNQNRALNNKIPSSDDCNNLPVFATDDLMLKTIENGLCSGSFSNSVAAAQNFASNSSRVSVINCPKNSGSSTLNKKGSSASKRKKKAATPLLAPNSSQKLVVNDLTTMGLLAKSIEGSVQVPTDNFQSNLLANCESQVLVENLTQKLNNVDNQLFVPNVKENFKTNLESHAALAPLTIKTENGDSQMMTLNACAQGNSDLQISEDNVIQNFEKTLEIIKTAMNSQILEVKNEIQDAVIGSTKNTQVNTTELPPANCSQNVKLPNHTQFAVHTRDVITAKSNSSQPETSQKDDVQVLEILEGLQKLRLENDTSSQVSDSVSPCPPADTLAPLTAVVSTENTSVAQPSSETSNIQFSDKVHKPFVCQDQGCDYSAMTKDALFKHYGKVHQYTAEMILEIKKHQLKYAPFKCVVTTCPKTFTRNSNLRAHCQLVHHFTTEEMVKLKIKRPYGRRSHNEAINITQRPVEIKNLQTLIMKSKNEPRLVKGLEVKKEAVIQPVKIPEKLIPEKKNPEKLEKAPQVLTVPPEQSNAASFSNIQIQPKVRKIRRHRKEKEERKRRKPVTKSLEFPTRYSPYRPYRCVHQGCFAAFTIQQNLILHYQAVHKSDLPAFSVEVEEESEPSKEECDEVETKQTVKEFRCEVSDCSRIFQEITSLIQHYMKLHEMTPEEIGSMKSALDVGRFPCDQSQCKSSFTAYFNYILHLETDHGIKIRPNKVEEDGIYKCDCEGCDRMYATRSNLLRHIFNKHNDRHKDHLIRPRRLTPGQENISSKANQEKPIKSKHRGLKHNRSGKEGNRLSIKTKRKKNVNLESKNTKGGQIQENKAYSLKRGKHVYSIKAINDALSECTSRFVTQYPCMIKGCSSVVTSESNIIRHYKCHKLSKAFTSQHRNLLIVSKKHSVSQVKEASSEQEEANKKSDEKESDPCLPESNDDLSTSALPQSEIEKGEKDEVDELTELFITKLINEDCMCAENPAKTSSSVNSNFQETVSCHSEKQKSNNLKRANKEKNLSQNKKRRLEKPEEVLAVELSSMRREEETAVAIQTAEEQPTTFDWSSFKPMGFEVSFLKFLEESAVKQKKNAERDYHSSGTKKGSHSNSKKSNEKTSLASSNVTWSCSESETLVQFANPSQLQCSDKVKIVLDKTLKDCTELVLKQLQEMKPTVSLKKLEGHWEDDPAATVAKEILVGNEEGESHY